One genomic region from Anabaena sp. PCC 7108 encodes:
- the nagZ gene encoding beta-N-acetylhexosaminidase, giving the protein MHTSQHLQSFGNHLILGIYGTTLSDDDKRALNELKPVGVIFFAKNFLDGVPYPVWLESFKQLIDQIHQYAERDFMFTTLDHEGGRVVRTPLPITRFPHAYLLQRHAYEVAKATALELKSLSINLSWSPVADIFSNPQNPIIGTRAFGTTPETASQGAREYYQGLREEGILGSAKHFPGHGDTSTDSHVELPILNLSLEDLRNRELIPFQTLIKEQVPLIMTAHILFPQIDPQVPATLSKIILNDILRAELGFQGVIVSDDLDMKAVSEMFMQSGTLARAFHAGCDLFIVSRNINSSSLERTYKIAEDFSASLNNGSLDIAVVEAARERIANLLDVTPQYPVYQLDKETLVKNAELAIACTF; this is encoded by the coding sequence ATGCACACATCTCAGCATCTCCAAAGCTTTGGTAATCACCTGATTCTCGGTATTTATGGTACAACCCTCAGCGATGATGATAAACGGGCGCTAAACGAGTTAAAACCAGTTGGGGTCATATTTTTCGCCAAAAATTTTCTTGACGGTGTACCTTATCCGGTTTGGTTAGAAAGCTTCAAGCAGCTAATTGACCAAATTCACCAATATGCTGAACGTGATTTCATGTTCACTACATTAGACCATGAAGGTGGTCGTGTTGTGCGGACACCTTTACCTATTACTCGTTTTCCTCACGCTTATTTACTACAAAGACACGCGTATGAAGTCGCCAAAGCCACAGCATTAGAATTAAAATCACTCAGTATTAATCTTTCTTGGTCTCCTGTAGCTGATATTTTCTCTAATCCCCAAAACCCGATTATTGGAACTCGTGCTTTTGGGACTACCCCCGAAACTGCTAGTCAAGGTGCGCGGGAATATTACCAAGGATTGCGAGAAGAAGGTATTTTAGGTTCTGCTAAACATTTTCCCGGACATGGAGACACTAGCACAGATTCTCATGTTGAGTTACCAATATTAAATTTAAGTTTAGAAGATTTGCGAAATCGGGAATTGATACCTTTTCAAACCTTGATTAAGGAACAGGTTCCATTAATTATGACAGCGCATATTTTGTTTCCTCAAATCGATCCTCAGGTTCCAGCCACTTTATCTAAAATTATCTTAAATGATATTTTGAGAGCAGAATTAGGTTTTCAAGGTGTGATAGTTTCTGATGATTTAGATATGAAAGCAGTTTCTGAGATGTTTATGCAATCGGGAACTCTGGCGCGAGCTTTTCATGCTGGTTGTGATTTATTTATAGTTTCTCGAAATATCAATTCTTCATCTTTGGAACGGACATATAAAATAGCTGAAGATTTTTCTGCAAGTTTGAATAATGGTAGTTTAGATATAGCAGTTGTAGAAGCTGCAAGAGAAAGAATTGCGAATTTATTGGACGTAACTCCTCAATATCCAGTTTATCAACTTGATAAAGAAACTTTGGTGAAAAATGCGGAATTAGCAATAGCTTGTACTTTTTAG
- the pds gene encoding 15-cis-phytoene desaturase, whose product MRVAIAGAGLAGLSCAKYLIDAGHTPIVLERRDVLGGLVAAWKDSDGDWYETGLHAFFGAYPNMLQLLKELGIEDRLQWKEHTLIFNQPDKPGTLSRFDVPDIPSPFNIIASILRNNDMLTWEQKIRFAIGLLPAIVRGQKYVEEMDKYNFSDWLKRQGVGERVASDVFIAASKALTFINPDEVSSTILLTALNRFLQERYGSKIAFLDGSPTERLCQPIVDYITAGGGQVRLNAPLKEILLNPDGTVKGFLLRGLDGEQDEEVTADFYVSAMSVDPLKVMLPEPWQQMAFFQKLEGLEGVPVINLHLWFDRKLTDIDHLLFSRSPLLSVYADMSNTCREYANPDRSMLELVLAPAQDWISKSDEEIVWATMAELEKLLPDHFKGDNQAKLLKSHVVKTPRSVYKATPGRQQYRPTQTTPIANFFLSGSYTMQRYLGSMEGAVLSGKLTAQAISDSIAPSGANSSNLQTLTRLPATNAATA is encoded by the coding sequence ATGCGAGTAGCGATTGCTGGTGCTGGTTTAGCAGGACTTTCCTGCGCGAAATACCTCATAGATGCAGGACATACTCCCATTGTCTTAGAACGTCGGGATGTATTGGGTGGTCTTGTTGCGGCCTGGAAAGACTCTGACGGTGACTGGTATGAAACCGGGTTACACGCCTTCTTTGGGGCATACCCCAACATGCTGCAACTGCTCAAAGAGTTAGGCATTGAAGACAGACTTCAATGGAAAGAGCATACACTGATTTTTAATCAACCAGATAAACCAGGAACACTCTCAAGGTTTGATGTTCCCGATATTCCTTCTCCCTTTAACATCATTGCCTCGATTCTTCGCAACAACGATATGTTGACTTGGGAGCAGAAGATTCGTTTCGCCATTGGGTTGCTTCCAGCCATCGTGCGCGGTCAAAAGTATGTTGAGGAGATGGATAAATACAACTTCTCAGATTGGTTAAAAAGGCAAGGTGTTGGTGAGCGGGTAGCGAGTGACGTATTTATCGCTGCTTCCAAGGCGCTAACCTTTATCAACCCTGATGAAGTTTCTTCCACAATTTTATTAACCGCCCTCAATCGGTTTTTACAAGAACGATACGGCTCCAAAATCGCCTTTTTAGATGGTTCTCCTACAGAACGACTCTGCCAACCCATCGTTGATTACATCACCGCAGGAGGTGGACAAGTCAGGCTGAATGCGCCCCTAAAAGAGATTTTGCTCAACCCGGATGGTACAGTAAAAGGGTTCTTGCTGCGCGGGTTAGATGGGGAGCAAGATGAAGAAGTGACAGCAGACTTTTACGTATCAGCCATGTCGGTTGACCCATTAAAAGTCATGTTGCCAGAACCTTGGCAGCAGATGGCATTTTTCCAAAAGCTGGAAGGTTTAGAAGGTGTACCAGTAATTAACCTCCATCTCTGGTTTGATCGGAAGTTAACAGACATTGATCACCTACTTTTTTCGCGATCGCCCCTCCTCAGCGTTTATGCTGATATGAGTAACACCTGTCGTGAATATGCTAATCCTGATCGCTCAATGCTGGAATTAGTTCTAGCTCCCGCCCAAGATTGGATTAGTAAATCCGACGAAGAAATTGTCTGGGCTACCATGGCCGAGTTGGAAAAACTCCTTCCTGACCACTTTAAAGGAGACAACCAGGCAAAACTGCTGAAATCTCACGTCGTCAAAACGCCGCGTTCAGTTTACAAAGCGACCCCTGGTCGTCAACAGTACCGTCCAACCCAAACAACTCCCATAGCCAACTTCTTTTTGAGCGGGAGTTACACCATGCAACGCTATCTAGGCAGTATGGAGGGAGCAGTACTTTCTGGTAAGCTAACAGCACAGGCGATCTCCGATAGCATCGCGCCATCGGGAGCAAACTCTTCCAACCTGCAAACGCTAACTCGACTGCCCGCAACGAATGCTGCAACTGCCTGA
- the crtB gene encoding 15-cis-phytoene synthase CrtB translates to MLQLPDSPPRMKTLVSVDDSYKLCQELTAKYAKTFYLGTLLMSPAKRQSVWAIYAWCRRTDELVDGPASAITTPETLDLWEKQLDSIFAGCPLDNYDVALVDTLQRFAIDIQPFRDMIAGQRMDLYRSRYETFEDLYLYCYRVAGTVGLMSTAIMGIDTSIYTAPWHRNQQPYIPTEEAIALGIANQLTNILRDVGEDAKRGRIYIPLEDLAKFNYTEQDFFKGVVDERWRSLMRFEIDRARQFYIQADKGVSYLAPDARWPVWTASMLYGQILDVIERNNYEVFSQRAYVPQWQKFRTLPAAWMRSQVL, encoded by the coding sequence ATGCTGCAACTGCCTGATTCCCCCCCGCGCATGAAAACGCTGGTCTCTGTAGACGATTCCTACAAACTTTGTCAGGAACTCACAGCCAAGTATGCCAAAACTTTTTACCTGGGTACATTGCTGATGAGTCCGGCAAAGCGTCAATCTGTTTGGGCAATATACGCTTGGTGTCGCCGAACAGATGAATTAGTAGATGGACCCGCATCTGCTATAACCACGCCAGAAACCCTAGACCTATGGGAAAAGCAGCTGGACTCGATTTTTGCGGGCTGCCCATTGGACAATTACGACGTAGCTTTAGTGGATACTCTCCAACGCTTTGCCATAGACATTCAACCCTTCCGGGATATGATTGCCGGTCAGCGGATGGATTTATATCGCAGTCGTTATGAAACATTTGAGGATTTATACCTTTATTGCTACCGGGTTGCTGGTACTGTGGGCTTAATGTCAACGGCGATTATGGGTATAGATACCAGCATCTATACAGCGCCCTGGCATCGAAACCAACAACCGTATATTCCCACAGAAGAAGCGATCGCTCTGGGAATTGCCAATCAACTCACCAACATTCTCCGAGATGTGGGTGAGGACGCAAAACGGGGGCGGATCTACATTCCTCTAGAAGACTTGGCCAAATTCAACTACACCGAACAAGACTTTTTTAAAGGTGTAGTAGATGAACGTTGGCGTTCTCTAATGCGGTTTGAGATTGACCGCGCCCGCCAATTCTATATTCAGGCAGACAAAGGAGTTAGCTACCTAGCACCCGATGCCCGTTGGCCAGTTTGGACTGCATCAATGCTGTATGGGCAGATTTTAGATGTGATTGAGCGCAATAATTATGAAGTGTTCAGTCAACGTGCTTACGTCCCCCAATGGCAAAAATTCCGCACTTTGCCAGCGGCCTGGATGCGATCGCAAGTTTTATAA
- a CDS encoding ABC transporter substrate-binding protein, whose amino-acid sequence MSRISVSLVLTIATVASGLLMAACDNTTTTNPTPPGTTATPAANSTSTTDNAKGLKIGSLLPTTGDLASIGQQMAGSVPLLVDTVNACGGVNGEKVTLVEVDDQTDPRAGAAGMTKLATVDKVAGVVGSFASSVSTAAVSVAVPNKVMLVSPGSTSPIFTDKAQKGDFKGFWARTAPPDTYQALALAQLAKKKGFKRVSTVVINNDYGVGFEKAFVKTFEELGGTVVNKDKPVRYDPKAQTFDTEAGATFAGKPDAVLAVMYAETGSLFLKAAYQQGVAKGVQIMLTDGVKSDTFPEQVGKSADGKYLLSGAIGTVPGSDGKALAAFKKLWQEKKGGVPGEYAPQAWDAAALLTLAAQAAKENTGVGIAGKIREVANGTGTEVTDVCEGLKLLKEGKKINYQGASGNVDVDANGDVLGVYDVWTVGDDGKIKVIDKVSPK is encoded by the coding sequence ATGTCCAGAATTAGTGTTTCCCTAGTTTTAACTATAGCTACCGTAGCCAGTGGATTATTGATGGCTGCTTGTGATAATACCACCACAACTAACCCAACACCTCCAGGAACTACTGCTACCCCAGCAGCTAACTCAACTAGTACAACCGATAATGCTAAAGGGTTAAAAATTGGTAGTTTGTTACCAACAACTGGTGACTTAGCCTCTATTGGTCAGCAAATGGCTGGTTCCGTTCCCTTGCTTGTAGATACAGTCAACGCTTGCGGTGGTGTAAACGGAGAAAAAGTCACCTTAGTAGAAGTAGACGACCAAACCGACCCCAGAGCCGGTGCAGCTGGTATGACCAAATTAGCAACTGTAGATAAAGTCGCTGGTGTAGTTGGTTCCTTTGCCAGTAGCGTTTCTACAGCGGCTGTTTCCGTAGCTGTACCCAATAAAGTTATGCTCGTTTCCCCTGGTAGCACCAGTCCCATTTTCACTGACAAAGCCCAAAAAGGTGACTTTAAAGGCTTTTGGGCGCGGACTGCTCCCCCTGATACCTACCAAGCACTAGCTTTAGCCCAACTGGCTAAGAAAAAAGGATTTAAAAGAGTTTCCACCGTTGTCATTAATAACGACTACGGGGTAGGTTTTGAAAAAGCATTTGTAAAAACCTTTGAAGAATTAGGTGGAACAGTAGTTAATAAAGATAAACCAGTCCGCTACGACCCCAAAGCCCAAACATTTGATACTGAAGCAGGTGCTACTTTTGCTGGTAAACCCGACGCAGTACTGGCTGTGATGTACGCTGAAACGGGAAGTTTATTCCTCAAAGCAGCTTATCAGCAAGGTGTAGCAAAAGGAGTACAAATTATGCTCACAGATGGAGTGAAATCAGATACTTTTCCTGAGCAAGTTGGTAAAAGTGCTGACGGAAAATATCTGTTATCAGGAGCTATTGGTACAGTTCCTGGTTCTGATGGTAAAGCATTAGCAGCTTTTAAAAAGCTGTGGCAAGAGAAAAAAGGCGGTGTACCAGGAGAATACGCACCTCAAGCTTGGGATGCTGCTGCTTTGTTAACATTGGCAGCACAAGCTGCTAAAGAAAATACAGGCGTTGGTATTGCGGGAAAAATCCGTGAAGTAGCTAATGGAACGGGTACAGAAGTAACTGATGTCTGTGAGGGATTGAAGTTACTAAAAGAGGGTAAAAAGATTAACTACCAAGGAGCCAGTGGCAATGTAGATGTTGATGCTAATGGCGATGTTCTTGGTGTTTATGATGTTTGGACTGTCGGAGACGACGGCAAAATCAAAGTGATTGATAAAGTTAGTCCCAAGTAG
- a CDS encoding glycosyltransferase family 39 protein, translating into MSNSNYFEQIKPDNIIKLLIVTILALGIFFRFVNIDKKVFWFDETYTSLRVSGYTYQEALTELKQKTISNKVFTLEDLQKYQRFQPEKGLQGLLNGLSKEEAQLTPLYFIAVQTWVRLLGDSVAVTRSVSALVSLLTFPGIYWLSQLLFKSPMISWCAVIIIAVSPFHVLYAQEARPYSWLTALILLSSAAFLKAIQSGKRFDWAIYTLSLTLGLYTHLYIVLVAIAHGVYILFNKSFRLPKIIFNYAISSLISLVLFCPWVIMLVHNLSSAQGMTSWLTGAVPIKSLVKAWLLNISRLFFDFNYSFIYFDLLSYLGMAIILILVLYSLYFLIRHTKKQTWSFIIILILFNVLPLSLLDIISGGKRSAVSRYLIPAYLGIQIAVAHLIVIRIFKVDTKEMWRKFWKLAVSLLISISIVSCIISSQTDAWWIKLSSFDIPKVAKIININKNSLVICQGILPFDLSYNLKGEFDFLYPTKKKQLNSEVFELEPTIIDNYQNVFVLSHNVDSSSLLDYVMKINSNFDVEKEYTWRRYYDPTFYSVVKFWQLEKKS; encoded by the coding sequence ATGTCAAATTCTAATTATTTTGAGCAAATTAAGCCGGATAACATTATTAAACTTTTAATAGTTACTATTTTGGCATTAGGAATATTCTTCCGATTTGTGAATATTGACAAAAAAGTATTTTGGTTTGATGAAACTTATACATCTCTGAGAGTATCAGGCTACACTTATCAAGAAGCGCTGACAGAACTGAAGCAAAAAACTATTTCTAACAAAGTCTTCACATTAGAAGATTTACAGAAATACCAACGATTTCAACCAGAAAAAGGTTTGCAGGGACTATTAAATGGTCTCTCAAAAGAAGAAGCTCAACTTACACCCCTTTATTTCATCGCAGTACAAACATGGGTCAGATTACTGGGTGATTCAGTCGCCGTCACCCGTAGTGTATCGGCACTAGTTAGCCTATTAACATTCCCTGGGATTTATTGGCTTTCTCAATTATTATTTAAATCCCCTATGATTAGTTGGTGTGCGGTCATAATAATAGCCGTTTCTCCTTTCCATGTTTTGTATGCTCAAGAAGCACGTCCATATAGTTGGCTAACAGCCTTGATTTTATTATCAAGTGCTGCATTTTTGAAAGCAATTCAATCTGGTAAAAGATTCGATTGGGCTATATATACTCTTAGCTTGACCCTAGGACTTTACACACATCTTTATATTGTATTAGTCGCCATAGCTCATGGTGTGTATATTCTATTTAATAAAAGTTTCCGCCTACCTAAAATTATCTTCAATTATGCGATAAGTTCTCTGATTAGCCTGGTGTTATTTTGTCCTTGGGTAATTATGTTAGTGCATAACTTATCATCTGCTCAAGGAATGACATCATGGTTAACTGGTGCTGTTCCTATTAAATCACTTGTGAAAGCTTGGTTATTGAATATTAGTCGTCTATTTTTTGATTTTAATTATTCTTTTATATATTTTGATTTATTGTCATATTTAGGTATGGCAATAATATTGATACTTGTACTCTACTCCTTATATTTTCTAATTCGCCACACTAAAAAACAAACATGGTCTTTTATTATTATTCTCATTCTTTTTAATGTATTACCTCTATCACTATTAGATATCATTTCAGGAGGAAAGAGATCAGCAGTTTCTAGATACTTGATACCTGCCTATTTGGGCATCCAAATTGCTGTTGCTCATTTAATTGTCATCAGAATATTTAAGGTTGATACTAAGGAAATGTGGAGAAAATTCTGGAAATTAGCCGTTTCTTTATTAATTTCCATATCAATAGTTTCCTGTATAATTTCATCTCAAACTGACGCTTGGTGGATTAAACTTAGTAGCTTTGATATTCCTAAAGTTGCCAAAATTATTAATATAAATAAAAATTCGCTGGTGATATGTCAAGGAATCTTACCTTTTGATCTAAGTTATAATTTAAAAGGTGAATTTGACTTTTTGTATCCAACAAAGAAAAAACAACTTAATTCTGAAGTATTTGAGTTAGAACCTACTATTATCGATAATTATCAGAATGTTTTTGTCTTAAGTCATAACGTCGATAGTTCATCTCTTTTAGATTATGTCATGAAGATAAATTCTAACTTTGATGTTGAAAAAGAATATACTTGGAGACGATATTATGATCCTACTTTCTACAGCGTCGTTAAATTTTGGCAACTAGAAAAAAAGAGTTAA
- a CDS encoding multidrug efflux SMR transporter: MNNQFMLFVLILITVILNTIAQSLLKLGAGQNPLNIYLIGGILTYGLSTVFYIAVLSKFNLSFAYPVVIGMTILATTLVSAVIFQEKISMTHGIGIGLILTGIWAILFKK, from the coding sequence ATGAATAATCAATTTATGTTATTTGTCCTAATTTTAATTACCGTGATTCTCAACACAATTGCCCAAAGTTTATTAAAATTAGGAGCAGGACAAAATCCATTAAATATCTATTTAATTGGGGGGATTTTAACTTACGGTCTCAGCACAGTTTTTTATATCGCAGTTTTGTCTAAATTTAATTTATCCTTTGCTTATCCCGTCGTCATAGGAATGACAATTTTAGCAACAACACTTGTTAGTGCTGTAATTTTTCAAGAAAAAATATCAATGACTCATGGAATAGGAATAGGGTTAATATTAACTGGTATTTGGGCTATTCTTTTCAAGAAATAA
- a CDS encoding YqeG family HAD IIIA-type phosphatase — protein sequence MINFRDLFPKTSTSLLSQQVYKLAQININSLTKSGIRGIILDLDNTIISEDDRYLSPLAEDWLTQAKLAGLNFFILSNGKRAYRVKYWCERLNIPAISPAKKPFPKAFKQAMAKMQLQTKQVIVIGDSLHTDVLGSWLCGCSCLQVATLPHPPRWWEKIAGKWVQKPYPNHSELEKFNDYRGYDKFRLN from the coding sequence ATGATAAATTTTCGGGATCTATTTCCAAAAACATCCACAAGCCTACTATCACAACAAGTATATAAACTAGCACAAATTAATATTAATTCACTAACTAAATCTGGCATTAGAGGAATTATCCTTGATTTAGATAACACCATTATTTCTGAAGATGATCGTTATCTATCTCCTCTAGCCGAAGATTGGTTAACACAGGCAAAATTAGCAGGATTAAATTTTTTTATCCTTTCCAATGGTAAACGTGCCTATCGCGTTAAATATTGGTGTGAACGTTTAAATATACCAGCTATTAGTCCAGCTAAAAAACCTTTTCCTAAGGCATTTAAACAAGCAATGGCTAAGATGCAGTTACAGACAAAACAAGTAATAGTCATTGGTGATAGCTTGCATACAGATGTTTTAGGATCATGGCTTTGTGGGTGTTCCTGTCTTCAAGTTGCCACATTACCTCATCCACCCCGATGGTGGGAAAAAATCGCTGGTAAATGGGTACAGAAACCTTATCCAAATCATAGCGAACTAGAAAAATTTAATGATTATCGTGGGTATGATAAATTCAGATTAAATTAA
- a CDS encoding decaprenyl-phosphate phosphoribosyltransferase: protein MESEAQKPVSKNQKLPYLMALRPRQWTKNLVVFAAPLFAFSLNLPTLLGSATAFVLFCLTSSSFYLINDIADVESDRQHPVKCQRPIAAGLVSVPVALTMAVVLLGGSLVSSWWRSPYLGATITAYAILQIAYNLRLKRMVILDICAIATGFILRALAGGAATDITLSPWFLLCTAMLALFLGIEKRKAELRLTKLKGTKPRAVLKRYSLSLLSRMENVVTTGTVLTYALWSAGPYLKGASTSWMLVTLPFVLYGVFRYQLISDPVDNIDNSLEEQENNSSERPEEVLLKDLPILVTVISWIITCFIILLCKHKGVIQ, encoded by the coding sequence ATGGAATCAGAAGCGCAAAAGCCAGTCTCTAAAAACCAAAAATTGCCTTATTTAATGGCTCTGCGCCCTCGACAATGGACAAAGAACTTAGTAGTTTTTGCAGCACCACTGTTTGCCTTTAGCCTAAATTTGCCGACCCTACTAGGTAGTGCTACGGCCTTTGTACTGTTTTGTTTGACATCAAGCAGTTTTTATTTAATCAACGACATTGCAGATGTGGAATCTGATCGCCAGCATCCTGTCAAGTGTCAACGGCCAATTGCCGCAGGACTAGTCAGTGTCCCCGTCGCTTTAACAATGGCTGTGGTATTACTAGGCGGTTCTCTTGTGAGTAGTTGGTGGCGATCGCCCTATTTAGGTGCAACCATCACAGCCTATGCAATACTGCAAATAGCCTATAACTTGCGGCTGAAACGGATGGTGATTCTAGATATTTGTGCGATCGCTACTGGGTTTATTTTGCGAGCCTTAGCCGGAGGTGCAGCCACAGATATTACACTATCACCGTGGTTTTTACTCTGCACAGCCATGCTGGCATTGTTTTTAGGTATAGAAAAACGCAAAGCCGAACTCAGGTTAACAAAACTAAAAGGCACAAAACCCCGTGCTGTACTCAAACGCTACTCTCTATCCCTGCTCAGTCGCATGGAAAATGTCGTAACTACTGGTACTGTCCTCACCTATGCCCTATGGAGTGCTGGACCATACCTCAAGGGAGCTTCAACTTCTTGGATGTTAGTAACATTGCCATTTGTGTTATACGGTGTTTTTCGTTATCAATTAATCAGTGACCCCGTTGATAATATTGATAACAGTCTTGAAGAACAAGAAAATAATAGCAGTGAAAGACCCGAAGAAGTTTTGTTGAAAGACTTACCAATACTTGTAACAGTGATTAGTTGGATTATCACCTGTTTTATAATTCTCTTATGTAAACATAAAGGAGTGATTCAGTAA
- a CDS encoding folate-binding protein YgfZ, which yields MSTSAIEDKDAAAIHAAETGVAVCDNGFHWGIIRVSNDDRLRFLHGQSTNDFQGLKPGAGCDTVILTSTARTIDLVTGYVLDDAVLLLVSLNRREFLMQWLDRYIFFADKVILTDVTDETATLSLIGTQSNEIIAKLGAGDLIGQPYGNHILVDGVIFAVGSGLANPGYTLILPVAEKAKLWNQILELGAVELSDRTWEMLRILQGRPAPDFELTDDYNPLEVGLWQTVSFNKGCYIGQETIARLNTYKGVKQYLWGIRLDAAAEPGTVITIGEEKVGKLTSYTETPDGHFGLGYIRSKAGGVGLKVQIGVTEGEIVAVPFVSHEYP from the coding sequence ATGTCAACATCTGCAATTGAGGATAAAGACGCAGCAGCTATCCACGCAGCGGAGACAGGGGTTGCCGTCTGCGATAATGGCTTTCATTGGGGAATTATCCGTGTTTCTAATGATGATAGACTCCGCTTTTTACACGGACAAAGTACTAATGATTTCCAAGGACTGAAACCAGGGGCAGGCTGTGATACGGTGATTTTGACATCGACAGCCCGAACTATTGACTTGGTGACTGGCTATGTTTTAGATGATGCGGTCTTGCTGTTGGTTTCACTGAACCGCCGTGAGTTTCTCATGCAATGGTTAGATCGTTATATCTTCTTTGCTGACAAGGTCATATTAACCGATGTGACTGATGAAACTGCAACCCTGAGCTTAATTGGCACTCAAAGTAATGAAATAATTGCCAAGCTGGGTGCTGGGGATCTGATCGGTCAACCTTATGGGAATCATATCTTAGTTGATGGTGTGATATTTGCGGTGGGTAGCGGTTTGGCGAACCCTGGATATACGCTAATTTTGCCAGTTGCTGAAAAAGCAAAATTGTGGAATCAAATATTAGAATTGGGTGCGGTAGAATTGAGCGATCGCACTTGGGAAATGCTGAGAATATTACAAGGTCGTCCAGCCCCGGATTTTGAACTTACGGACGATTATAATCCCCTAGAAGTAGGTTTATGGCAGACAGTATCTTTTAATAAAGGCTGCTACATCGGACAAGAAACCATTGCTAGATTAAACACATACAAAGGTGTAAAACAATACCTTTGGGGAATTCGGCTTGATGCTGCTGCGGAACCGGGAACCGTGATCACAATTGGGGAAGAAAAAGTTGGTAAACTGACCAGTTACACAGAAACCCCTGATGGACATTTTGGACTAGGTTACATCCGCAGTAAAGCAGGTGGTGTAGGTTTAAAGGTACAAATTGGAGTCACTGAGGGGGAAATAGTCGCAGTACCCTTTGTGTCTCATGAATACCCCTAG
- a CDS encoding DUF5331 domain-containing protein: MEIQQLRQALKMKWLSYYEENRLWLVKMRIWQSYDGVRRPSSGYLLATLSILEPELKNILPFILELNNNPDQIVTALGLNFNPEEELRLLKSQHSLVKNQVVSKPPTKSQVVDTPIQTEPKQVLLRITTNVDDKREPVAVGAVTTSVDNHSPTKPLSGMGREQTRKQIDKPVRSLSISTVVPHQTKAVPSLTRVTAPNSNGNTSIPIKQVPHISPTTNSRSLPSWIDEFCQGVRWEQEGTITRKF, translated from the coding sequence ATGGAAATTCAGCAGCTACGTCAAGCATTGAAAATGAAGTGGCTGAGTTACTACGAGGAAAATCGTTTGTGGCTAGTTAAAATGCGAATTTGGCAATCTTATGATGGTGTCAGGCGACCTTCTTCTGGTTATCTTTTAGCCACTTTATCTATTTTAGAACCTGAGTTAAAAAACATACTCCCTTTTATTCTAGAGTTAAATAATAATCCTGATCAAATAGTTACGGCTTTAGGTCTTAACTTCAATCCTGAAGAAGAGTTACGGTTATTAAAGTCACAGCATTCTCTAGTTAAAAACCAGGTTGTTAGTAAGCCGCCAACTAAAAGTCAGGTTGTAGATACACCAATACAAACAGAACCTAAACAGGTGTTATTAAGAATTACTACTAATGTTGATGACAAGCGGGAACCTGTTGCAGTGGGTGCAGTAACTACATCGGTTGATAACCATTCTCCAACCAAACCGCTTTCGGGAATGGGACGCGAACAAACACGGAAGCAAATTGACAAGCCAGTGCGATCGCTCTCAATATCTACAGTAGTACCTCATCAAACCAAAGCTGTTCCTTCCTTAACTAGAGTTACTGCACCTAATAGCAATGGGAATACGAGCATTCCTATCAAACAAGTTCCTCATATTTCACCTACCACTAACTCCCGTAGTTTACCTTCTTGGATAGATGAATTTTGTCAAGGTGTGAGGTGGGAACAGGAGGGTACAATCACCCGCAAGTTTTAA
- a CDS encoding ferredoxin: MLNVPNHKQSLPICVQVCQHRSCRKQGAEEVLTAFQDSRILNVTVTASGCLGQCGNGPMVLVLPEMVWYCGVKPQEIPRLVEEHLLGGKRVKCMLYHRFHPWG, translated from the coding sequence ATGTTAAACGTCCCAAATCACAAACAATCTCTTCCTATTTGTGTGCAAGTATGTCAACATCGTTCTTGTAGAAAGCAAGGTGCAGAGGAAGTATTAACAGCTTTTCAGGATTCACGTATACTTAATGTGACAGTTACAGCTAGTGGCTGCTTAGGTCAATGTGGTAATGGTCCAATGGTGCTAGTCTTACCAGAGATGGTTTGGTATTGCGGAGTTAAACCTCAAGAAATCCCTCGACTGGTAGAAGAACATTTGTTGGGTGGTAAAAGAGTTAAATGTATGCTTTATCATAGGTTTCATCCCTGGGGATAA